The sequence GCTCACCGGTGGCGCTGTCTACTCGCTGCTGGTGCTCGACGCGAAGCAGGGCGGGCTCACCGCCGAACTGCGCCGCGACGCCGAGGGCGGCACAGTCGTCCCGGCCGGCGGGGTGGACACCGGCGCCGGTGGCACCGCCGGGTCCGGGCTCGACGCGTACCCCCTGGTGGCCGGCGGCCTGGCCGCGGCGGCCGGCGCGGTGGCAGTGCTGCTCTGGCGTCGGCGGCGCACCACCTGGTGAGCGCCGAGCCGGACCCGTCGATCCGGCGGCACCGTGACCGTCGGATACCGCTGGCCGCGCTGGTAGCGGCAGGCGCGGCGGTCTGCCTGGCCGCCGGCACCGGGGTCGGGCTGGCCACCACGGGCCCGCCACCGCCGGTGGCGAGCTGGCACCCCGGCTGCGGCGCCGACTGCCCGTCGGTGGCCGCCGCGCCCGCGCCCCACGGTCCACCCACGCGGGTACGCGTACCACGCATCGGCGTCGACTCACCGCTCACCGTGCTGGGTCTGGACCGCGCCGGCGCGCTGATCCCGCCGACCGACTTCCACACCGCCGGTTGGTACGGCGGCGGCCCGGCCCCGGGCGACACCGGCCCGGCCGTACTCGCCGGGCACTTGGACTCACGACGCGGCCCGGCGGTCTTCGCCCGGCTGGGCGAGCTACGGCCCGGCGACCTGGTGGAGGTCTGGCGCGACGGGCAGCGGTTGTCGTTCCGGGTGACCGGGTCGTTGCGGACCCGCAAGGACCAGTTTCCGACGGCCGTGGTCTACGGGCCGACGCCCGGGGCGGAGCTGCGCCTGGTCACCTGCGGGGGTGACTTCGACCGGCGGCGGGGCCACTACGTCGACAACGTGGTGGTGTTCGCGGTCACCGAGGCCACCGACCCGGTCCTGCCGACGTCCGCCGCAGGCTGAGCGGCAGGCTGCGTCGCGCACCTTGATCCACTCCGGTTCCCGGAAGTCGGGGCGTCCGCCGCGCTCCCATACCGCGATTTCCATGAACCCGAGTGGATCACGCGGGTGGGGCGCGAGAAGGCGCGAAGCGCGGGCGCGGGGGTCAGAGGGGGCGGCGGCCGGCGAAGCCGCACTCGGCCCGGTGGTACCAGCGCACGTCGGAGTCGCCCTCCAGCCAGCACCAGAGCACGGCGCGGCCGGCCCGCTCGCCGGGGAAGTCGAGCAGCACCGGGGCGATGCCCTTGACCTGGATGTCGTGCTGGTGCAGCTCGTCGACGACGGCGTGCAGCCGGGCCTCCAGCGCCTTCACCTCGGCAAGCCCACCGAGCGCACTCACGCCGTGGTCGGCCAGATCGACGCGCAACTCGGCGAGATCGGCCCGGACCCGGATCAACTCGTCGACGCGCGGCTGCAGAGTGGCCACCAGGTGCCGGGCCTGGGCAAGTGTGAACACCGGGCCAGTATGCGGCACGCACGGCCCCGCGACGCCCCCCGAACGCTCAGTCGGCCTGTGCCGCCAACTCGCGGGCGCGATCCCGGGCGGCCTCCAGCGCGGCGAGCATCGCCGCGCGTACGCCGTGCTTCTCCAGCTCACGGATCGCGGAGATGGTGGTACCGGCCGGCGAGGTGACGGCCTCGCGCAGCTTGACCGGGTGCTCGCCGGAGTCGCGCAGCATCACCGCCGACCCGATCGCGGTCTGCACGATCAGCTCGTGCGCCACCTGACGGGGCAGCCCGAGCAGGATCCCCGCGTCGATCATGGCTTCGACCAGCAGGTAGAAGTAGGCCGGGCCGGAGCCGGAGAGCGCGGTGACCGCGTCCTGCTGCGACTCGGGCACCCGGATCGTCTGGCCGAGCGGCTTGAACATCTCCTCGGCCAACGTCAGGTGCGCCCCGGTGGCGTACGCGCCGGCGGAGATCGCGGTCATCGCCTCGTCGACCAGCGCAGGGGTGTTGGTCATCACCCGCACCACCGGAGTGCCGTCGGGCAACCGGCGGCTGAAGAAGCTGGTGGGCAGACCGGCGCAGAGCGAGATGACGAGCTTGTCGGCCGGCACCTTGGGGCCGATCTCGTCGAGGAGCGCGGCGGCGTCCTGCGGCTTCACCGAGACCGCGAGCACCGCAGCTTCGTCCACCGCGGTCAGGTTGTCGACCACCCGTACGCCGTAGCGGGCGGTCAACTCCTCGGCGCGAGCGGGCCGGCGGGCGGTGGCCAGCAGCCGGTCCACCGGCCATCCCGAGCGCAGCAGCCCGGAGAGCATCAGCTCACCGATCTTGCCCGCGCCGATCACCGCGACCGTGTGCACTCCGGCTGACATGTCGGCCCGTACCCCCTCGCATTGGGTCGCGGCGCGGCGGACCCGCAGGCCCGCCGCGCCGCCGACGATCGATCAGCTGCCGAAGAAGACCTCGGCCTCGGCGTACCGCTCCAGCGGAACGGTCTTCAGCTCGCGGGTGGCCTCGGCGAGGGGCACCCGGACGATGTCGGTGCTCTGCATCGCGACCATCTTGCCCCAGTCGCCGTCGTTGACGGCGTCGATGGCCTGCAGGCCCAGGCGGGTGGCGAGCACCCGGTCGAAGGCGGTCGGGGTGCCACCGCGCTGGATGTGGCCCAGCACCACGGTGCGGGCCTCCTTGCCGGTCTTGGCCTCCAGCTGCTCGGCGAGCCACTGGCCGATGCCGCCGAGGCGGACGTGGCCGAACGAGTCCAGCTCCTGGTTGGCGAGGACCATCTGGCCGTCGAGCGGCTGGGCGCCCTCGGCGACCACGACGATCGGGGCGTACTGGTGCTGGAAGCGCTTCTCGACGTAGCCGGCCACCTGGTCGACGTCGAACTGGCGCTCGGGCAGCAGGATCACGTTGGCGCCGCCGGCCAGGCCGGCGTGCAGGGCGATCCAGCCGGCGTGCCGGCCCATCACCTCGACGACCAGGGTGCGGTGGTGGCTCTCCGCGGTGGTGTGCAGGCGGTCGATGGCCTCCATCGCGATGTTGACAGCGGTGTCGAAGCCGAAGGTGTAGTCGGTGGCGCCGAGGTCGTTGTCGATCGTCTTCGGCACACCGACGACGTGCACGCCCAGCTCGTAGAGCTTGGTGGCCACGCCGAGGGTGTCCTCGCCGCCGATCGCGATCAGCGCGTCCACGCCCTGGGCGGCGAGGTTGTCCTTGATCCGCTCGACGCCGTTCTCGATCTTGAACGGGTTGGTACGGGACGAGCCGAGGATGGTGCCGCCGCGGGGCAGGATGCCGCGGACGTCGGCGATGTCCAGGGG comes from Micromonospora vinacea and encodes:
- the proC gene encoding pyrroline-5-carboxylate reductase, with product MSAGVHTVAVIGAGKIGELMLSGLLRSGWPVDRLLATARRPARAEELTARYGVRVVDNLTAVDEAAVLAVSVKPQDAAALLDEIGPKVPADKLVISLCAGLPTSFFSRRLPDGTPVVRVMTNTPALVDEAMTAISAGAYATGAHLTLAEEMFKPLGQTIRVPESQQDAVTALSGSGPAYFYLLVEAMIDAGILLGLPRQVAHELIVQTAIGSAVMLRDSGEHPVKLREAVTSPAGTTISAIRELEKHGVRAAMLAALEAARDRARELAAQAD
- a CDS encoding class F sortase, with protein sequence MSAEPDPSIRRHRDRRIPLAALVAAGAAVCLAAGTGVGLATTGPPPPVASWHPGCGADCPSVAAAPAPHGPPTRVRVPRIGVDSPLTVLGLDRAGALIPPTDFHTAGWYGGGPAPGDTGPAVLAGHLDSRRGPAVFARLGELRPGDLVEVWRDGQRLSFRVTGSLRTRKDQFPTAVVYGPTPGAELRLVTCGGDFDRRRGHYVDNVVVFAVTEATDPVLPTSAAG
- a CDS encoding DUF2203 domain-containing protein, which produces MFTLAQARHLVATLQPRVDELIRVRADLAELRVDLADHGVSALGGLAEVKALEARLHAVVDELHQHDIQVKGIAPVLLDFPGERAGRAVLWCWLEGDSDVRWYHRAECGFAGRRPL
- a CDS encoding 6-phosphofructokinase, whose protein sequence is MRIGVLTGGGDCPGLNAVIRAVVRKGVATYGHEFVGFRDGWKGPLEGLSRPLDIADVRGILPRGGTILGSSRTNPFKIENGVERIKDNLAAQGVDALIAIGGEDTLGVATKLYELGVHVVGVPKTIDNDLGATDYTFGFDTAVNIAMEAIDRLHTTAESHHRTLVVEVMGRHAGWIALHAGLAGGANVILLPERQFDVDQVAGYVEKRFQHQYAPIVVVAEGAQPLDGQMVLANQELDSFGHVRLGGIGQWLAEQLEAKTGKEARTVVLGHIQRGGTPTAFDRVLATRLGLQAIDAVNDGDWGKMVAMQSTDIVRVPLAEATRELKTVPLERYAEAEVFFGS